A window of Christiangramia forsetii KT0803 contains these coding sequences:
- a CDS encoding peroxiredoxin, producing the protein MALVGRKFPNLSVDAMNEMGDTFKLNILEEAQKNNKKVLLFWYPKDFTFVCPTELHAFQNAMEEFEKRNVMVVGASCDTPEVHFAWLNTPKDNGGIEGVKYPILADSNRNLSSRLDILDIMSETYDDETGAITLEGDNVTYRATYLIDEEGTVFHEGVNHMPLGRNVNEFLRLIDAYTHVQEKGEVCPANWEEGKEAMNADREGVASYLSLN; encoded by the coding sequence ATGGCTTTAGTAGGAAGAAAATTTCCAAATCTTAGTGTAGACGCAATGAACGAAATGGGAGATACTTTCAAATTAAATATTTTGGAAGAAGCTCAGAAAAACAACAAAAAAGTATTGCTTTTCTGGTACCCAAAAGACTTCACCTTTGTTTGCCCTACAGAACTTCACGCGTTTCAAAACGCTATGGAAGAATTTGAAAAAAGAAATGTTATGGTTGTTGGAGCGTCTTGTGATACTCCAGAGGTACATTTTGCATGGTTAAATACTCCAAAAGATAACGGTGGTATTGAAGGTGTTAAATATCCAATTCTTGCAGATTCTAACCGTAACCTAAGTTCAAGACTTGACATTTTAGATATCATGAGTGAAACTTATGATGATGAAACCGGTGCAATTACCTTAGAAGGTGATAATGTAACGTATAGAGCAACGTATCTTATCGATGAAGAAGGAACGGTATTTCATGAAGGGGTAAACCATATGCCACTTGGTAGAAATGTAAATGAATTCTTAAGATTGATCGATGCTTATACTCATGTTCAGGAAAAAGGAGAAGTTTGTCCTGCAAACTGGGAAGAAGGTAAAGAAGCGATGAACGCAGACCGTGAAGGTGTTGCATCTTACCTTAGCCTGAACTAA
- a CDS encoding thioredoxin family protein → MIKELDQDNLSEVINGNDTVVVQYMAGWCGNCRLMKPKFKKLASENENAQFIFVDAEKFPESRKLATVDNLPTFATFKNGSFKNQVQTNKFDQLKSLVDEVTSN, encoded by the coding sequence ATGATAAAGGAATTAGATCAAGATAACTTAAGCGAAGTGATTAATGGCAACGATACTGTTGTGGTTCAATACATGGCCGGATGGTGTGGGAATTGTAGGTTGATGAAACCAAAATTTAAAAAGCTGGCTTCTGAAAACGAAAACGCTCAATTCATTTTTGTGGATGCCGAAAAATTTCCAGAATCAAGAAAATTGGCTACAGTTGATAATCTGCCTACTTTCGCTACATTCAAAAATGGAAGTTTTAAGAATCAGGTTCAAACAAATAAGTTTGACCAGTTAAAAAGCTTAGTTGATGAAGTTACCAGTAATTAG
- a CDS encoding DUF6952 family protein, with amino-acid sequence MKLPVIRHLQKNNDELKIQNTIEVLENFTEHRSVSEEEMDVIGELLTNLCGAVEVHKMINDGVPERDAANNFVKKVLGSIDK; translated from the coding sequence ATGAAGTTACCAGTAATTAGACATCTGCAGAAGAATAATGATGAGTTAAAAATTCAGAATACTATTGAAGTTCTGGAGAATTTTACCGAGCATCGTTCAGTTTCTGAAGAGGAAATGGATGTAATAGGTGAATTGCTAACGAATCTTTGTGGAGCTGTAGAAGTTCATAAAATGATAAATGATGGTGTTCCAGAGAGGGATGCTGCAAATAATTTTGTAAAAAAGGTATTAGGTTCTATAGACAAATAA
- the tpx gene encoding thiol peroxidase: MAKVELGGERVTTYGNLPELNEKAPHFELTKSDLSVGTLEDFKGKRVILNIFPSIDTGVCATSVRNFNKKASELKNTVVLCISRDLPFAQKRFVNDEGLENVTNLSDFRDRNFGKDYGVEMIDGAFEGLLSRAVLVLDENGRVIHSQQIEKIEDEPDYLAALKTLL, translated from the coding sequence ATGGCAAAGGTTGAACTTGGAGGAGAAAGAGTAACTACTTACGGTAATCTTCCAGAATTGAATGAAAAAGCACCACACTTTGAATTAACAAAATCTGATTTATCAGTAGGTACTCTGGAAGATTTCAAAGGAAAAAGAGTAATTCTAAATATTTTTCCGAGTATTGATACCGGTGTTTGTGCAACTTCCGTCCGGAATTTTAATAAAAAAGCTTCAGAATTGAAAAATACTGTAGTTTTGTGCATCTCCAGAGATCTGCCATTTGCGCAAAAAAGATTTGTAAACGATGAAGGTTTAGAGAATGTGACAAATCTTTCAGATTTCAGGGATAGAAATTTTGGAAAAGACTACGGAGTAGAGATGATAGATGGTGCATTTGAAGGACTTTTATCACGGGCTGTGCTTGTGTTGGATGAAAATGGACGTGTAATCCATTCCCAGCAGATTGAAAAGATCGAGGATGAGCCAGATTATCTTGCCGCTCTGAAAACGCTATTATAA
- a CDS encoding diacylglycerol kinase family protein yields the protein MKNSFLGKRIRGGGYAMKGAWLLLRHEPSIQVQFVISILVCIAGWYFEITKTEWIFQFLAIGLVMSTEGLNTAMEAMADFVHPDFHNKIGHIKDVAAGAVFIAAIIAVIIAGFIYIPYL from the coding sequence ATGAAGAACAGTTTCCTCGGAAAAAGAATAAGAGGAGGTGGTTATGCAATGAAAGGAGCCTGGTTACTACTAAGGCATGAACCGAGTATTCAGGTTCAATTCGTTATTTCTATCCTTGTTTGCATCGCTGGCTGGTATTTTGAAATCACTAAAACAGAATGGATCTTTCAATTCCTGGCCATAGGCCTGGTAATGTCTACGGAAGGTCTAAATACTGCTATGGAAGCCATGGCAGATTTTGTGCATCCGGATTTTCATAATAAAATTGGCCATATTAAAGATGTAGCTGCCGGTGCAGTATTTATTGCCGCGATAATAGCTGTTATAATTGCTGGTTTTATCTACATCCCCTATTTATAA
- a CDS encoding alpha/beta fold hydrolase, with product MKKLLLVVIGLFLFTNVQAQEELKKLDLNLENYKYPYQVSFLEIEAQQETYTMAYMYVKAENPNGKTVVLLHGKNFNGAYWQTTMEALSKKGFDVLVPDQIGFGKSSKPEYFQYSFQQLAENTKNLIEALQIEETTILGHSMGGMLATRFALMYPEITEKLVLVNPIGLEDWKLKIPYQSINDWYQQELKKDYEGIKKYQKESYYAGDWNEDYAKWAKLLAGWTLNEDYSRIAWNAALTYDMILTQPVVYEFQELEVPTLLIIGTRDRTALGKNLVSKEVKATMGLYEQLGKDTAEKIPNSELVEIPDTGHLPHIEAFDEFIKALVPYLEK from the coding sequence ATGAAAAAGTTGCTACTGGTCGTTATCGGCCTTTTTTTGTTTACAAACGTTCAGGCTCAGGAAGAATTGAAAAAGCTTGATTTGAATCTAGAGAACTATAAATATCCATACCAGGTAAGTTTTCTTGAAATTGAGGCACAGCAGGAAACCTATACCATGGCCTACATGTACGTAAAGGCTGAAAATCCGAATGGAAAAACGGTGGTTCTTTTACATGGAAAAAATTTTAATGGTGCCTACTGGCAAACCACTATGGAGGCTTTGAGTAAAAAGGGATTTGATGTTTTGGTTCCAGATCAAATTGGCTTCGGAAAATCAAGTAAACCTGAATATTTTCAATATAGCTTTCAGCAATTAGCCGAAAACACCAAAAATCTTATTGAAGCGCTTCAAATTGAAGAAACAACGATCCTTGGACATTCTATGGGGGGAATGCTTGCTACTCGGTTTGCTTTAATGTATCCTGAAATTACTGAAAAACTGGTTCTGGTAAACCCAATTGGACTTGAAGATTGGAAATTAAAAATTCCGTATCAAAGTATTAATGATTGGTATCAACAGGAATTGAAAAAGGATTACGAAGGCATAAAAAAATATCAAAAAGAAAGTTATTATGCCGGAGACTGGAATGAGGATTATGCGAAGTGGGCAAAATTACTGGCAGGATGGACACTTAATGAGGACTACTCCAGAATTGCATGGAATGCTGCACTTACATATGATATGATTTTAACTCAGCCGGTGGTGTATGAATTCCAGGAATTGGAAGTTCCTACGTTACTTATTATTGGAACCAGGGATAGAACAGCACTTGGAAAAAACCTGGTAAGTAAAGAGGTGAAAGCTACGATGGGATTATACGAACAGCTGGGTAAAGATACTGCCGAAAAAATACCAAATTCTGAATTAGTAGAAATTCCAGATACCGGTCACCTACCTCACATAGAAGCTTTCGATGAATTTATAAAAGCACTGGTTCCATATTTAGAAAAATAA
- a CDS encoding DNA translocase FtsK, protein MAKKKAKTKKTAKKSRNFSLKLDRQQKVVLGSFLMLFGLGLSVAFISFLFNWQADQSVLNEFANREIEAHNWLSKFGANVSNFFIYQGFGLAAFSIAFLILLSGIYLFFGFNSSNLRKFWFWGILVMIWLSVFLGFFAENNALLGGRIGFETNDFIQDYLGFFGTVLLMLFLFIAYLAIRLKVTPEMVGTYFKSGKKELKDAMEEHQSNISETDEEKDWKETVVKPKVEEEKPQSVDLSDEKAKKKKEPSPSPKMEVTTPPEEDVTMEVEAAPEEEEEDNLSNKLVKDFGEFDPTLELKKYKFPTIELLKDYGGTITIDQEELEENKNRIVETLKNYKIEIAQIKATVGPTVTLYEIVPEAGIRISKIKNLEDDIALSLSALGIRIIAPIPGRGTIGIEVPNKNASIVSMRSVIASAKFQNAEMELPLALGKTISNETFVVDLAKMPHMLMAGATGQGKSVGLNAILTSLLYSKHPAEVKFVLVDPKKVELTLFNKIERHYLAKLPDSGDAIITDNTKVINTLNSLCIEMDNRYDMLKNAMCRNIKEYNTKFKARKLNPNDGHKFLPYIVLVVDEFADLIMTAGKEVETPIARLAQLARAIGIHLIIATQRPSVNVITGIIKANFPARVAFRVTSKIDSRTILDSQGADQLIGRGDMLFTQGNELKRLQCAFVDTPEVDKITEFIGSQKAYPDAHQLPAYESEESGTGVDIDVSERDKLFRDAAEVIVTHQQGSASLLQRKLKLGYNRAGRIIDQLEAAGIVGPFEGSKARQVLVTDFAALDQLLNEKPDN, encoded by the coding sequence ATGGCTAAAAAGAAGGCTAAGACCAAGAAAACCGCCAAAAAATCACGTAATTTTTCATTAAAGCTTGACAGGCAGCAGAAGGTGGTTCTGGGTAGTTTCCTCATGCTCTTTGGTCTTGGGCTTAGCGTTGCATTTATTTCCTTTCTTTTTAACTGGCAGGCAGATCAAAGTGTACTTAACGAATTTGCAAACCGTGAGATCGAAGCTCATAACTGGCTTAGTAAATTTGGTGCTAATGTGAGTAACTTTTTTATCTATCAGGGATTTGGACTTGCCGCCTTTTCAATCGCTTTTCTAATTTTATTAAGCGGTATCTATCTTTTCTTCGGATTTAATAGTTCTAATCTTAGAAAGTTCTGGTTCTGGGGAATTTTAGTCATGATCTGGTTATCCGTTTTTTTAGGGTTTTTCGCAGAAAACAATGCACTTCTCGGAGGACGTATTGGTTTTGAAACAAACGATTTTATCCAGGACTACTTAGGCTTTTTCGGTACCGTATTATTAATGCTTTTTCTATTTATAGCGTATCTGGCCATACGTTTAAAAGTTACTCCGGAAATGGTTGGAACTTATTTTAAATCTGGAAAAAAGGAATTGAAAGATGCCATGGAAGAGCATCAATCCAATATTTCTGAAACCGATGAGGAAAAAGATTGGAAAGAAACAGTTGTTAAACCAAAAGTTGAAGAAGAAAAACCTCAAAGCGTAGATCTTTCAGACGAAAAGGCTAAGAAGAAAAAAGAACCGTCACCCTCTCCAAAAATGGAAGTCACCACTCCTCCTGAAGAAGATGTAACCATGGAAGTTGAGGCTGCTCCTGAAGAGGAAGAAGAAGATAATTTAAGCAACAAACTCGTAAAAGACTTTGGAGAGTTTGATCCTACGCTGGAATTAAAAAAATATAAGTTCCCTACAATTGAGCTTTTAAAGGACTATGGAGGCACGATCACTATAGATCAGGAAGAACTTGAAGAAAACAAGAACCGAATTGTTGAAACACTAAAGAATTACAAAATTGAGATTGCCCAGATCAAGGCAACAGTAGGTCCTACGGTTACCCTCTACGAAATTGTACCAGAAGCTGGAATTAGAATTTCCAAGATCAAAAATCTGGAAGATGATATCGCGCTATCCCTTTCAGCTTTAGGAATTAGGATTATTGCTCCAATTCCGGGAAGAGGAACTATTGGTATAGAGGTTCCAAATAAAAACGCAAGTATTGTTTCCATGCGTTCTGTAATTGCTTCCGCTAAATTTCAAAACGCCGAAATGGAATTACCGCTGGCGCTGGGGAAAACAATTTCCAATGAAACTTTTGTGGTAGATCTGGCTAAAATGCCGCATATGCTCATGGCAGGAGCCACGGGTCAGGGTAAATCGGTTGGATTAAATGCAATCCTTACTTCTCTTCTATACTCTAAACATCCGGCAGAGGTGAAATTTGTTTTGGTAGATCCAAAGAAAGTTGAACTTACGCTCTTCAATAAAATTGAACGTCATTACCTGGCAAAATTACCAGATTCCGGAGATGCTATTATTACCGATAATACAAAAGTGATTAATACACTGAATTCGCTTTGTATAGAAATGGATAATCGTTACGATATGCTGAAAAATGCCATGTGCCGTAACATCAAAGAATACAACACGAAATTTAAGGCCAGAAAACTTAATCCGAATGACGGGCATAAGTTCCTTCCTTATATCGTTTTAGTAGTAGATGAGTTCGCCGATCTTATTATGACGGCTGGAAAAGAAGTTGAAACACCAATTGCCCGACTCGCTCAGTTGGCTCGTGCTATTGGAATTCATTTGATCATCGCCACACAGCGACCGTCGGTAAATGTTATTACCGGTATAATTAAAGCAAACTTCCCGGCAAGGGTGGCTTTTAGGGTAACTTCAAAAATTGACTCAAGAACAATTCTGGACAGTCAGGGTGCAGACCAATTAATTGGTCGTGGAGATATGTTGTTTACACAAGGGAATGAATTAAAAAGATTGCAATGTGCTTTTGTAGATACTCCTGAAGTGGATAAGATCACCGAATTTATAGGTTCACAAAAGGCATATCCAGATGCTCATCAACTACCAGCCTACGAGAGCGAGGAAAGTGGCACAGGTGTTGATATAGATGTGAGCGAGCGGGATAAGTTATTCCGTGATGCCGCAGAAGTGATCGTGACGCACCAACAAGGTTCAGCATCATTACTTCAGAGAAAATTGAAACTTGGGTATAACCGAGCAGGTAGAATCATAGATCAACTGGAAGCTGCCGGTATCGTGGGTCCATTTGAAGGAAGCAAAGCCAGACAGGTTTTAGTAACAGACTTTGCGGCATTAGATCAACTTTTAAATGAAAAACCAGATAATTAA
- a CDS encoding LolA family protein — protein MKKFVFILAAIMSLNMQAQSSQKAEKLLNSVSSKVKAYDNMVIEFKYALENTAENVSQETRGDVSIHGEKYVLNLMGTTQMFDGKKIYTIIPEDEEINISNYVEEDNNSITPSKMFSFYEEGYNYEMDIAQNVKGREIQYVKLTPKDSDAEIKNILLGIDSQTKHIYNLIQTQENGTKVTITVKSFKTDQPLAKNLFTFNEDRYSDYYINRLD, from the coding sequence ATGAAAAAATTCGTATTTATTCTGGCCGCGATCATGTCTCTAAACATGCAGGCTCAGAGCTCACAAAAAGCCGAAAAATTACTAAATTCTGTTTCTTCAAAGGTGAAAGCCTATGATAATATGGTGATTGAATTTAAGTATGCATTGGAGAACACGGCAGAAAATGTGAGTCAGGAGACAAGAGGGGACGTAAGTATTCATGGTGAAAAATATGTTTTAAACCTTATGGGTACTACCCAGATGTTTGATGGGAAAAAAATATATACCATCATTCCTGAAGATGAAGAGATCAACATTTCAAATTATGTTGAAGAAGATAATAACAGTATTACTCCTTCAAAAATGTTCAGTTTCTATGAAGAGGGTTACAACTATGAAATGGATATCGCTCAAAATGTAAAAGGACGTGAAATTCAATATGTAAAATTAACGCCTAAGGACAGTGATGCCGAGATCAAAAATATTCTCTTGGGAATAGATAGCCAGACCAAGCATATCTACAATTTGATACAAACTCAGGAAAATGGCACTAAAGTCACTATTACCGTAAAAAGTTTTAAAACAGATCAGCCTTTAGCGAAAAACCTGTTTACCTTTAACGAAGATAGATATAGCGATTACTACATCAATAGACTAGACTAA
- a CDS encoding LptF/LptG family permease, with product MFIFVLQTIWLYIGELAGKDLDAEVILKFLLYFSPKLVPLVLPLTILLTSIMTFGSFAENYEFAAMKSSGISLGRAMRSLTVFIVFISFVAFFFANNVIPAAEFKSINLRKNIAQLKPAMAISEGIFNDIGTFNIKVEDKTGENDQYLTDVIIHQKKQTGGNTTVIKAKEGELVGSTESDVLSLILKEGNYYDEIKPSDYDKRKNKPFTKSYFDEYVINIDLSDFNNVNLEDESYSSTHGMLKISELDESIDSFSVSYNNRMAEFKESMYNRTGVKTMKINYKAKDTVVAFDEGLLSYYDTYDGAQIANLALGTVNSALAHLGMKKQEFKRNVQQVNKFEIALHEKYALSIACIVLFFVGAPLGAIIRKGGIGLPIVVAILLFLTYHFIGIFAKNSAEDGSVPAFVATWLSTFIMLPLGIYLTYRATTDQGLFVFDNILEPFKKLFKKAGLFKDKSKTE from the coding sequence ATGTTCATCTTTGTGCTCCAAACGATCTGGCTGTACATAGGTGAACTTGCTGGTAAAGACCTGGATGCAGAAGTGATCTTAAAGTTCCTTTTGTATTTTTCCCCAAAACTGGTGCCACTGGTATTGCCGCTCACCATCCTGCTTACTTCCATTATGACCTTCGGCTCATTTGCTGAAAATTATGAATTCGCAGCAATGAAATCTTCCGGAATTTCATTAGGCCGGGCCATGCGAAGTCTAACCGTTTTTATAGTTTTTATAAGTTTTGTGGCCTTCTTTTTTGCGAATAATGTGATTCCTGCTGCTGAATTTAAATCGATAAACCTTAGAAAGAATATAGCACAGTTAAAGCCTGCAATGGCTATTTCTGAAGGTATTTTTAATGATATAGGTACTTTCAACATAAAAGTGGAAGATAAGACTGGTGAAAATGATCAATATCTTACCGATGTTATAATACACCAGAAAAAACAAACTGGAGGAAATACCACCGTTATTAAGGCCAAAGAAGGCGAATTAGTGGGTAGTACAGAATCTGATGTACTTTCTCTTATACTCAAGGAAGGAAATTACTACGATGAGATAAAACCCAGTGATTACGACAAACGAAAAAATAAGCCGTTTACAAAAAGTTATTTTGATGAATATGTGATCAATATTGATCTTTCAGATTTTAATAATGTTAACCTGGAAGATGAAAGTTACAGTTCTACTCACGGAATGTTGAAAATTTCAGAATTGGATGAAAGTATAGATTCATTTTCTGTTTCTTACAACAACAGGATGGCAGAATTTAAAGAATCTATGTACAACCGAACCGGAGTAAAAACCATGAAGATCAATTACAAGGCAAAAGATACTGTGGTGGCTTTTGATGAGGGTCTTTTATCTTATTACGACACCTATGATGGGGCTCAAATTGCGAATCTTGCCCTGGGGACGGTTAATTCTGCGTTGGCTCATTTGGGAATGAAAAAGCAGGAATTTAAAAGGAACGTACAGCAAGTAAATAAGTTTGAGATTGCCCTGCATGAAAAATACGCTTTATCTATCGCCTGTATCGTACTATTCTTTGTGGGTGCACCCTTAGGCGCTATTATAAGAAAGGGAGGAATTGGACTTCCTATCGTGGTAGCGATATTGCTTTTCCTCACCTATCACTTTATAGGGATTTTTGCAAAAAATTCAGCGGAAGATGGCAGTGTGCCAGCATTTGTTGCTACCTGGCTTTCCACTTTCATCATGTTGCCTCTGGGAATCTATTTAACCTACCGGGCGACGACAGATCAAGGACTCTTTGTTTTTGATAATATTTTAGAACCTTTCAAAAAACTCTTCAAAAAAGCCGGTCTTTTCAAGGACAAAAGTAAAACAGAATAA
- the ribB gene encoding 3,4-dihydroxy-2-butanone-4-phosphate synthase yields MAQVENNQYSIKLDTIQEAIDDIRAGKVIIVVDDIDRENEGDFLAAAEKVTPEMINFMATHGRGLICSPLTEARCNELKLDMMVGNNTDPMETAFTISIDLRGKGVTTGISAADRAKTVEALIDPEIKPQDLNRPGHIFPLKAKEGGVLRRTGHTEAAIDFARLAGFQPAGVIVEIMNEDGTMARLPQLMEVAKKFDLKVVSIEDLVAYRMQHDSLIKKKEDFELDTRFGKFRLRAYEQTTNSQVHVALTKGAWKPSEEIMVRVNSTLVNNDILGTLTNNADKKLDGMFKAINDEGRGAIVFINPANQSPNLLNRLTELKESQKNGEIKAPPVKMDNKDFGIGAQILHDLEIHKIRLLSNTQQSKRVGMIGYGLEITEYVSY; encoded by the coding sequence ATGGCTCAGGTGGAAAACAATCAATATTCGATAAAACTGGATACTATTCAGGAAGCTATCGATGATATTCGTGCCGGAAAGGTGATTATCGTTGTGGATGATATTGATCGTGAAAATGAAGGTGATTTCCTGGCAGCTGCTGAAAAAGTTACTCCTGAAATGATCAATTTCATGGCTACTCATGGTCGCGGACTTATTTGTTCTCCTCTTACCGAAGCCAGATGTAATGAGCTAAAACTAGACATGATGGTTGGTAATAATACCGACCCCATGGAGACAGCCTTTACCATTTCTATCGATCTTAGAGGAAAAGGAGTGACTACCGGTATCTCTGCAGCAGATCGTGCTAAAACGGTGGAAGCACTTATAGACCCCGAAATCAAACCACAGGACCTTAACAGACCCGGTCATATTTTTCCGCTTAAGGCGAAAGAAGGTGGTGTTTTAAGACGTACGGGGCATACGGAAGCTGCCATAGACTTCGCCAGGCTTGCAGGTTTTCAACCGGCAGGTGTGATCGTGGAGATCATGAATGAAGACGGTACCATGGCACGCTTACCTCAGCTTATGGAAGTTGCTAAAAAGTTTGATCTTAAGGTAGTTTCTATTGAAGATCTTGTGGCCTATAGAATGCAACATGATTCTCTTATTAAAAAGAAAGAAGATTTTGAACTGGATACAAGGTTTGGAAAATTCAGATTAAGAGCCTATGAACAAACTACCAATTCCCAGGTACATGTAGCACTGACGAAAGGAGCATGGAAGCCAAGTGAAGAGATCATGGTTAGAGTGAATTCCACACTCGTAAATAATGATATTCTTGGCACCTTAACTAATAACGCCGATAAGAAGCTTGACGGAATGTTCAAAGCTATCAATGATGAAGGTCGTGGTGCGATTGTTTTTATAAATCCGGCGAACCAATCTCCCAATCTTTTAAACCGACTTACAGAATTAAAAGAGAGTCAAAAAAATGGAGAAATCAAGGCACCTCCTGTAAAAATGGATAATAAAGATTTTGGGATTGGAGCTCAGATTCTGCATGACCTGGAGATTCATAAGATCAGGTTACTTTCAAATACACAACAAAGCAAACGTGTTGGAATGATAGGCTACGGACTGGAAATTACGGAATACGTGAGCTATTAG
- a CDS encoding NAD(P)H-dependent oxidoreductase yields the protein MSNIKALNWRYATKKFDDSRMLSEDKVKVLKQAFNLTATSYGLQPLKMLIISNKETQKKLREFSMDQQQVDTASHVMVICIEDKVDKEFIDNYFKRVKHLRETPDEVIKPFQNFLVDDFRKKAVEEIHAWAINQAYLALGTLLTVCAAEEIDACPMEGFEPEKYDEFLNLHDKNLRSVLVLPVGYRSQEDMFSKFKKVRRPLDEVIIEID from the coding sequence ATGAGTAATATAAAAGCTTTAAACTGGCGCTACGCGACCAAAAAATTCGATGATTCAAGAATGCTTTCTGAAGATAAGGTAAAGGTCTTAAAGCAGGCATTTAATCTTACAGCTACTTCATACGGGTTACAACCTCTAAAGATGTTGATCATTTCGAATAAAGAAACTCAAAAAAAGTTGCGTGAGTTTTCAATGGATCAGCAACAAGTAGATACCGCTTCTCATGTAATGGTGATTTGCATAGAAGATAAAGTGGATAAAGAGTTTATTGATAATTATTTTAAACGAGTTAAGCATCTAAGGGAAACCCCTGATGAGGTAATAAAACCGTTTCAAAATTTTCTCGTTGACGATTTTAGAAAGAAAGCAGTAGAAGAAATTCATGCCTGGGCCATTAATCAGGCATATCTTGCTTTAGGGACTTTACTTACCGTTTGTGCAGCCGAAGAGATCGACGCTTGCCCAATGGAAGGTTTTGAACCTGAAAAATATGATGAATTTTTAAACCTTCATGATAAAAATCTCCGGTCTGTACTGGTGCTACCGGTTGGATATCGTTCTCAGGAAGATATGTTCTCTAAGTTTAAAAAAGTTAGAAGACCTTTAGATGAGGTAATTATAGAAATAGACTAG
- a CDS encoding SanA/YdcF family protein, protein MRRLKKIILASVIGLVLVIFVILGIEAIFQRQTTGLIYTNMSNVPPAKTVIILGASVHADGKLSPILQDRVDTAIRLYKNDKVSNFLVTGDHRSDDYNEVAAMVGYLEEKGIDKKLIISDHAGLDTYDSMYRAGKLFEVENAIVVTQKFHLPRTLFIAKNLGLDYRGFAADQRAYQTEYRLKQREKLANLKALWEVLLKKKPRTLQARL, encoded by the coding sequence ATGAGGCGGCTAAAAAAAATAATTCTGGCTTCTGTAATCGGTCTTGTACTGGTCATTTTCGTGATTCTGGGTATTGAAGCGATCTTTCAAAGACAAACGACGGGACTTATTTATACCAATATGTCTAATGTTCCTCCTGCAAAAACGGTGATTATCCTTGGTGCTAGTGTACATGCAGATGGAAAGCTTTCCCCAATTCTTCAGGACCGTGTGGATACAGCCATCAGGTTATATAAGAATGATAAGGTGAGCAATTTCCTGGTTACCGGAGATCACCGAAGTGATGATTATAATGAAGTCGCTGCTATGGTAGGATATCTCGAAGAAAAAGGAATAGACAAAAAATTAATCATCTCAGACCATGCTGGGCTAGACACCTATGATAGCATGTACAGAGCAGGAAAATTATTCGAAGTCGAAAATGCAATTGTAGTAACCCAGAAATTTCATCTTCCAAGAACCTTGTTTATTGCCAAAAATCTAGGATTGGACTATAGAGGTTTTGCAGCCGATCAAAGAGCCTATCAAACTGAATACAGGTTAAAGCAACGTGAAAAACTGGCAAATCTGAAAGCTCTTTGGGAAGTACTTCTAAAAAAGAAACCGAGGACTTTACAGGCTCGTCTTTAA
- a CDS encoding phage holin family protein, which translates to MIQWLIHILIDAVVLLIAAKFLSKVHLSGFKSAIIVAIIIGVLSFLLSWLLTAILNIATLGIFYFLGIGFVTRVIAYAIVIEIADKLSSDFKTDGFWPSLWLAVLIAIVGGIVDALLF; encoded by the coding sequence ATGATCCAGTGGTTAATTCATATTCTAATTGATGCCGTTGTACTTCTTATTGCCGCAAAATTTCTCAGCAAAGTCCATTTAAGCGGCTTTAAATCTGCCATTATCGTAGCAATAATAATTGGAGTGCTAAGCTTTCTTTTAAGCTGGCTATTAACTGCCATTCTCAACATCGCTACTTTAGGTATTTTCTATTTCCTCGGAATTGGTTTTGTAACCAGGGTCATTGCCTATGCAATCGTAATTGAGATCGCAGATAAACTTTCCTCTGACTTTAAAACTGATGGTTTTTGGCCTTCTTTATGGCTTGCCGTTTTAATTGCTATTGTTGGAGGGATTGTAGATGCATTATTGTTTTAA